The following are from one region of the Bacteroidia bacterium genome:
- a CDS encoding RDD family protein, which yields MASQGKRLSNYLLDLAFLYVFSLTVGFILGIFLIFYSPSLFDSITEENMFTEYLLGFIMGMIYYTTFEALTGRTMAKYITRTKVVDENGEKPDFKTIFLRSLCRFIPFEAFSFLGSDNSGWHDKFTKTKVVEIEKKSL from the coding sequence ATGGCAAGTCAGGGAAAAAGATTATCAAACTATCTGCTCGATTTAGCTTTTCTTTATGTTTTTAGTTTAACAGTTGGTTTTATACTAGGGATATTTCTTATATTTTATTCACCTTCTCTTTTTGATAGCATTACCGAGGAGAATATGTTTACCGAATATCTTTTGGGCTTTATTATGGGTATGATTTATTATACAACCTTTGAAGCTCTTACAGGAAGGACCATGGCCAAATATATTACAAGAACAAAAGTAGTAGATGAAAACGGAGAAAAGCCAGATTTTAAAACTATATTTTTGCGTTCGCTATGCAGATTTATTCCATTTGAAGCATTTTCGTTTTTAGGCTCAGACAACTCAGGCTGGCACGATAAATTTACCAAAACTAAAGTTGTTGAAATAGAAAAGAAATCTTTATAG
- a CDS encoding HAD family phosphatase produces MIDLAGVKNIIFDYGGVIINIDFKLTINAFKELGFVDVEECIFQSKGSDLLVKMEKGHVAINEFMNEIRQISKQNFTDEQIESAWNALLLNMPVERISLIEKLKSRYRVFLLSNTNIIHYNKYLVSLQKEFGYNNFNSLFEKAWFSHDLGLVKPDKEIYDFVLKDASLLPDETVFIDDSEINIIGAKATGLRTYYLRDEDILDVFADLWK; encoded by the coding sequence ATGATTGATTTAGCGGGTGTAAAAAACATAATTTTTGATTATGGTGGAGTAATTATCAATATTGATTTTAAGCTTACTATAAATGCATTTAAAGAGTTGGGTTTTGTAGATGTAGAAGAATGTATATTTCAGTCAAAGGGGTCTGATTTGTTAGTTAAGATGGAGAAAGGACATGTTGCCATTAATGAGTTTATGAATGAAATAAGGCAAATCTCTAAACAGAATTTTACCGATGAACAGATAGAATCTGCATGGAATGCTTTATTACTTAATATGCCGGTAGAAAGGATAAGTCTTATAGAAAAACTTAAGTCAAGATACAGAGTCTTTTTATTAAGCAATACAAACATTATACATTATAATAAATACTTAGTTAGTTTACAAAAAGAGTTTGGTTATAATAATTTTAATAGTTTGTTTGAGAAAGCATGGTTTTCGCATGATTTAGGATTGGTTAAACCAGATAAAGAAATATATGATTTTGTTTTAAAAGATGCTTCACTGTTGCCGGATGAGACTGTTTTTATTGATGATTCTGAAATAAATATTATAGGAGCAAAAGCTACCGGACTAAGAACTTATTATTTAAGGGATGAGGATATTCTTGATGTATTTGCCGATTTATGGAAATAA
- the greA gene encoding transcription elongation factor GreA, which translates to MSNISYLTPEGFQKLKTELEQLKTVERPAISNAIAEARDKGDLSENAEYDAAKEAQGMLEMKIQKLEELISTSRVLDDSKIDKSKVQILSKVKIKNTITNAIQQYTLVSESEANLKEGKISINTPIAKGLLGKKVGDSVEVQVPSGKLSFEVIEITR; encoded by the coding sequence ATGAGTAACATTTCGTACCTAACCCCAGAGGGTTTTCAAAAGCTAAAAACTGAACTTGAACAGTTAAAAACTGTTGAACGTCCAGCTATTTCAAATGCAATTGCTGAAGCACGTGACAAAGGTGATTTGTCAGAAAATGCTGAATATGATGCAGCAAAAGAAGCACAAGGTATGCTTGAAATGAAAATTCAGAAACTTGAAGAATTAATTTCAACCAGTCGAGTTCTTGATGATTCAAAAATAGATAAATCTAAAGTTCAGATTCTTTCTAAGGTAAAGATTAAAAATACGATAACAAACGCTATTCAGCAATACACTTTAGTTTCTGAAAGTGAAGCTAACTTAAAAGAAGGAAAAATTTCTATTAACACACCTATTGCTAAAGGGTTATTAGGTAAAAAAGTTGGCGATTCAGTTGAAGTACAGGTTCCAAGCGGAAAATTATCTTTTGAAGTAATAGAAATTACAAGGTAA
- the mtnA gene encoding S-methyl-5-thioribose-1-phosphate isomerase, which yields MHVNGKAYMALWVDEKNSSVKIINQLKIPFGFEICEITSYLELVNAIKDMRLRGAPLIGAAGAYSIWLASIESAKHSNPNKFLAEAYKIIVSARPTAVNLKFATSLIYNKVIAENDSSKWQHIALKESNVFYNNEIENFRKIGTYGLEIIEKISSKKKGEKVNILTHCNAGWLACGDYGTATAPIYLAHEKGIKIHVWVDETRPRFQGAKLTAWEMHNENIPFTVIADNTGGYLMQENMVDMVIVGADRVAANGDVANKVGTYLKALAAKDNNVPFYVALPSSTIDFELKQGVHNIPIEKRNEDEIVKVDGLTNNRIVEIVDIMPSHYPSANYAFDITPARLVTGIITEKGIVAAKTEKILEMFSEK from the coding sequence ATGCACGTTAACGGAAAAGCATATATGGCTTTGTGGGTAGATGAAAAAAACAGCTCTGTTAAAATTATTAATCAGCTTAAAATTCCTTTTGGATTCGAAATTTGCGAAATAACATCTTATCTGGAGCTTGTTAATGCTATTAAAGACATGCGTTTACGCGGAGCCCCACTTATTGGAGCTGCCGGAGCATATTCCATCTGGCTTGCAAGTATTGAATCAGCTAAGCATTCAAACCCTAATAAATTTCTTGCAGAAGCATATAAAATTATTGTTTCTGCACGACCAACAGCTGTAAATTTAAAATTTGCAACATCGCTTATATATAATAAGGTAATTGCTGAAAATGATTCTTCAAAATGGCAACATATTGCACTAAAAGAATCTAATGTTTTCTATAATAATGAAATTGAGAATTTTAGAAAAATAGGAACATACGGACTTGAAATAATCGAGAAAATATCTTCAAAGAAAAAAGGTGAAAAAGTAAACATCTTAACACATTGCAATGCGGGCTGGTTAGCCTGTGGTGATTACGGAACAGCAACAGCACCTATTTACCTTGCACATGAAAAAGGCATTAAAATTCATGTTTGGGTTGATGAAACCCGCCCACGTTTTCAGGGGGCTAAACTTACTGCATGGGAAATGCATAATGAAAACATTCCATTTACAGTAATAGCAGATAATACCGGGGGATATTTAATGCAGGAAAACATGGTAGACATGGTAATTGTTGGCGCCGACAGAGTTGCTGCAAATGGCGACGTAGCCAATAAAGTAGGCACCTATTTGAAAGCTCTGGCAGCTAAAGATAACAACGTTCCGTTTTATGTTGCATTACCATCAAGTACAATCGATTTTGAATTAAAACAAGGTGTACATAATATACCAATTGAAAAAAGAAATGAAGATGAGATTGTAAAAGTTGATGGTTTAACAAATAACAGAATTGTTGAAATTGTTGATATCATGCCATCTCATTACCCGTCGGCAAACTATGCATTTGACATTACCCCTGCACGATTGGTAACAGGTATAATAACAGAGAAAGGCATAGTAGCAGCAAAAACAGAAAAAATATTAGAAATGTTTTCAGAAAAATAA
- a CDS encoding PorV/PorQ family protein, whose protein sequence is MKKRSISILAVAALLTATTFCFAGNEQRAGQAGASELLINPWARSSGWGGANSGGIRGLEALQINVAGTAFTKRTELIFCRTNWLAGTGININSFGLSQKVGESGVLSLSLMNMSFGDIEITTVELPEGGIGTYRPNYTNISLAYAKEFSNSIYGGLVVKIINEKTADLSASGVCFDAGIQYLTGIGKNKLGKKNRDNLHFGISIKNVGPTMRFKGDGLSFRGAVPPKDIVMTVEQRSADFELPALIMIGAMYDFYLAQKVDTVADKIRSDHRVSISGNFTSNSFTKDQFHGGLEYSFKEIVMIRGGYVYEKGINKYDTRTTAFTGPTVGVSVQIPLNKEKGSTFSIDYSYRDTNPFNGVHSIGAKVTL, encoded by the coding sequence ATGAAAAAAAGATCAATTTCAATTCTGGCAGTAGCTGCACTCTTAACTGCAACTACATTCTGTTTCGCGGGAAATGAGCAACGTGCAGGTCAGGCCGGAGCAAGCGAGTTACTAATTAACCCATGGGCTAGAAGCTCAGGTTGGGGCGGTGCAAACTCAGGCGGAATCAGAGGACTTGAAGCATTACAAATTAATGTTGCAGGAACTGCATTCACCAAAAGAACAGAGCTGATTTTTTGCCGTACTAACTGGTTGGCAGGAACAGGGATAAATATTAACTCTTTTGGGTTATCACAAAAAGTTGGAGAAAGCGGTGTTTTAAGCTTATCCTTAATGAATATGAGTTTTGGCGATATCGAAATAACTACAGTTGAATTGCCAGAAGGTGGTATTGGAACTTATCGTCCCAACTACACTAACATTTCATTAGCATACGCTAAAGAATTTTCTAATAGTATTTATGGCGGTTTAGTTGTAAAAATTATTAATGAAAAAACTGCCGATTTATCTGCATCAGGAGTATGTTTTGATGCCGGTATCCAATATTTAACCGGAATTGGTAAAAATAAGTTAGGTAAGAAAAACCGCGACAACTTACATTTTGGTATCTCTATTAAAAACGTTGGCCCAACAATGCGTTTTAAAGGCGACGGACTTTCATTCAGAGGTGCAGTTCCACCAAAAGATATCGTAATGACAGTAGAACAACGTTCTGCTGATTTTGAGTTACCTGCATTAATTATGATTGGTGCAATGTACGATTTCTATTTAGCTCAGAAAGTAGATACAGTTGCTGACAAAATCAGAAGTGATCACCGAGTAAGCATTTCAGGTAACTTTACTTCAAATTCATTTACAAAAGATCAGTTTCACGGAGGATTAGAATATTCTTTTAAAGAAATTGTAATGATTAGAGGTGGATATGTTTACGAAAAAGGTATTAATAAATATGATACACGTACAACTGCATTTACCGGTCCAACAGTTGGTGTTTCTGTTCAAATTCCTTTAAATAAAGAAAAAGGCTCAACTTTCTCTATAGATTATTCATACCGTGACACTAATCCATTTAATGGTGTTCATTCTATAGGCGCAAAAGTTACATTGTAA
- a CDS encoding HIT family protein: protein MSSIFSKIVAGEIPCFKIAETEEFLAFLDVSPLAKGHTLVIPKKEIDYIFNIEDNTLSELTLFAKKVAKAIEKTIPCKRIGIAVIGLEVPHAHIHLIPINNVSDIDFSRPKLSFAKEEMTEIAEKIRSNF, encoded by the coding sequence ATGTCCAGCATTTTTTCTAAAATAGTAGCAGGCGAAATTCCTTGTTTTAAAATTGCAGAAACTGAAGAATTTCTAGCTTTTCTTGATGTATCGCCATTAGCAAAAGGTCATACTTTAGTTATTCCCAAAAAAGAAATTGACTACATTTTTAATATTGAAGACAATACTTTGTCAGAACTAACTTTATTTGCAAAGAAGGTTGCTAAAGCTATTGAAAAGACAATACCTTGCAAAAGAATTGGTATTGCTGTAATTGGACTAGAAGTTCCCCATGCACACATTCACCTTATTCCAATCAATAATGTTTCCGACATAGACTTTTCAAGACCAAAACTAAGTTTTGCTAAAGAGGAAATGACTGAGATTGCTGAAAAAATCAGATCAAATTTTTAA
- a CDS encoding DMT family transporter → MQNQRKAYLFAISAVLLWSTVATAFKTALKGMPFSNLLFVSTCVSVILLGVVLVFKGQFLKTFNVSLNSWLYSAVLGFLNPFLYYMVLLKAYSVLPAQIAQPLNYTWPVVLVILSAPFLKQKITLKALIALLICLCGVVVISFQGKWNLNISNSFGVLLAAGSSIIWSSFWLLNMKDKREETNKLFLNFLFGFIYIFLYQLFFEPVKIQSITSFSAAVYVGIFEMGITFILWLNALQYSKSPEKISSLVFLSPFLSIFFIAFFLHESIHFSTIAGLLLIVLGIFLSKAKLKKQQK, encoded by the coding sequence ATGCAAAACCAGAGAAAAGCATATTTATTTGCCATTTCTGCTGTATTGCTCTGGTCGACTGTTGCAACTGCTTTTAAAACCGCCTTAAAGGGAATGCCCTTTTCAAATCTGCTTTTCGTAAGCACATGTGTAAGTGTTATTTTGCTAGGTGTTGTGCTTGTTTTTAAAGGGCAATTTCTTAAAACTTTTAATGTCAGCCTTAATTCATGGTTGTATTCAGCTGTTTTAGGATTTTTAAATCCGTTTTTATACTACATGGTGTTATTAAAAGCATATAGCGTACTTCCGGCGCAGATTGCTCAACCATTAAATTATACATGGCCGGTTGTTCTGGTTATCTTATCGGCACCTTTTTTAAAACAAAAAATCACTTTAAAGGCATTAATTGCATTATTAATTTGTTTGTGTGGCGTTGTTGTAATTTCCTTTCAGGGAAAATGGAATTTAAATATCTCTAATTCATTTGGTGTTTTACTGGCTGCCGGAAGTTCAATAATATGGTCGAGTTTCTGGTTGCTTAATATGAAAGATAAACGTGAAGAAACAAATAAGCTTTTTTTGAATTTTCTGTTTGGCTTTATTTATATTTTTCTTTACCAGTTGTTTTTTGAGCCTGTTAAAATTCAGAGTATAACATCTTTTAGTGCAGCTGTATATGTTGGTATTTTTGAAATGGGAATTACTTTTATTCTGTGGTTAAATGCTTTACAGTATTCAAAATCACCAGAAAAAATCAGTTCATTGGTTTTTCTTTCTCCTTTTCTTTCAATATTTTTTATTGCATTTTTTCTTCACGAGAGCATTCATTTTTCAACTATTGCCGGATTATTGCTAATTGTTTTAGGAATATTTTTATCGAAAGCAAAACTTAAAAAGCAACAGAAATAA
- a CDS encoding class II aldolase/adducin family protein encodes MEDNIKQEVAYFMRRLYRKGLTTSLGGNISCKIDNDKFAITPSQTDKGRIKAEELGIVNLKGENLTPKVKLSMETRMHLYIYQRRKDVKAIVHAHPPFSSVFAASDKKINCKLLGEARALLGEPAYAKYALMGTEELAKIVSESSLTSNVIILKNHGILTVGDSLITAIDRIEVAEVAARLSILLNINGNIQELSPAQLSEIDALMNVSS; translated from the coding sequence ATGGAAGATAACATTAAACAGGAAGTTGCATATTTCATGCGTCGTTTGTATCGCAAAGGACTTACAACAAGCCTTGGAGGAAACATAAGCTGTAAGATAGATAACGATAAATTTGCTATAACACCTAGTCAGACCGATAAAGGAAGAATTAAAGCCGAAGAACTCGGAATAGTAAATTTAAAGGGTGAAAACTTAACTCCAAAAGTAAAATTAAGTATGGAGACCAGAATGCACTTGTATATTTATCAAAGGAGAAAAGATGTAAAAGCAATAGTACATGCACATCCCCCATTTTCTTCTGTTTTTGCAGCTTCCGACAAAAAAATAAATTGTAAACTTTTAGGAGAAGCTCGTGCTTTACTTGGAGAACCTGCTTATGCTAAATATGCTCTTATGGGCACAGAGGAACTTGCTAAGATAGTTTCCGAATCATCGTTGACAAGTAATGTAATTATTTTAAAAAATCATGGCATTTTAACTGTAGGCGATTCACTAATTACTGCAATTGACAGAATAGAAGTTGCTGAAGTTGCTGCCCGATTAAGCATTTTATTAAATATAAATGGAAATATTCAGGAATTAAGCCCTGCGCAATTATCTGAAATTGACGCACTAATGAATGTTTCTTCATGA
- a CDS encoding tetratricopeptide repeat protein: protein MFRLLTTIFFFLIIQASYAQTPDEQNQLALQYYKNKEFEKAATIFAELYSSQKSKIFFTYYLNCLIELKDYETGEKILRKEIRKNSTDLSFRVDLGFLYKTQNLLKEADEEYEQALKLLQPDNNQIITLANAFLYKREYNYAEQTYLKGRKMLKDVYGFNFELANLYQIQSLYDKMINEYLDLLEIHESYIQTVQNRLQSSVYADKENNLTGLLKIQLLKRIQKNPDRKIFSELLIWLYLQEKDYENAFIQSSALDKRLKEDGSRLIELANQAVVNKDYDVALKAYQYVIDKGKYNSWYVDARSDYMNTLYNKIIEQPGVKKSEVVDLEKVLKATLDELGRSKSTFSLIKAIAFIQTFYLNIADEASKDLEKTLASNILSPMQIAECKLLIGDILLFNNDIWGATVYYAQVEKANENEPIGHEAKYRKARLAYFSGDFLWAQAQLDVLKASTSKLIANDAFTLSLLINENVTEDTTGEALQMYSRAGLYEFRHNDSVAVITLDSIIFKYKSNEILDDAYFKLGELYLKKAEFSKAVLYFDTVSTKFNYGTLSDDALFKVANIYEKYLLDNKKAMDYYQKIMTDHPGSTLVNESRKRYRFLRGDKLQEEETPVNSNGMPN, encoded by the coding sequence ATGTTCAGGTTATTAACTACAATATTTTTCTTTCTTATAATACAGGCAAGTTATGCGCAAACACCTGATGAACAAAATCAATTAGCACTACAATATTATAAAAATAAGGAATTTGAAAAAGCAGCAACAATTTTTGCTGAGCTGTATAGCAGCCAAAAATCAAAAATATTTTTTACTTACTATTTAAACTGTCTCATTGAGCTAAAAGATTACGAAACAGGTGAAAAAATATTAAGAAAAGAGATTCGTAAAAACAGCACAGACTTAAGCTTTAGAGTAGATCTTGGTTTTTTATATAAAACCCAAAACTTATTAAAAGAAGCAGATGAAGAATATGAGCAGGCATTAAAGCTTCTTCAGCCAGATAACAATCAGATTATAACACTTGCAAATGCATTTTTATATAAACGTGAATATAATTATGCCGAACAAACTTATCTTAAAGGACGAAAAATGCTTAAAGATGTATATGGGTTTAACTTCGAACTGGCTAATTTATATCAGATACAATCTTTATATGATAAAATGATTAATGAGTATCTTGATTTACTTGAAATTCACGAAAGCTATATTCAGACTGTACAAAACAGGCTTCAGTCATCTGTTTATGCCGATAAAGAAAATAATTTAACAGGGTTGTTAAAAATTCAGCTTTTAAAAAGAATACAAAAAAATCCTGATCGTAAAATATTTAGCGAATTGTTAATTTGGTTATATCTGCAAGAGAAAGATTACGAAAATGCATTTATACAATCATCGGCACTTGATAAAAGATTAAAAGAAGATGGTAGCAGATTGATTGAATTAGCAAATCAAGCTGTTGTTAATAAGGATTATGACGTTGCGTTAAAAGCTTACCAATATGTTATCGATAAAGGAAAATATAACAGTTGGTATGTTGATGCCAGAAGCGATTATATGAATACATTATATAATAAAATAATTGAGCAACCTGGAGTCAAAAAATCAGAGGTTGTTGATTTGGAGAAAGTATTAAAAGCAACATTAGATGAATTAGGTAGGTCAAAATCAACTTTCTCATTAATAAAAGCTATTGCGTTTATTCAAACATTTTATTTAAATATTGCCGATGAAGCTAGTAAGGACTTAGAAAAGACTCTTGCTTCAAACATTTTATCGCCAATGCAGATTGCTGAGTGCAAGTTGTTAATTGGTGATATACTTTTATTTAATAATGATATATGGGGTGCAACGGTTTATTATGCTCAGGTTGAGAAAGCAAACGAGAACGAGCCGATAGGTCACGAAGCAAAATACAGAAAAGCGCGTTTGGCATATTTTTCAGGTGATTTTTTATGGGCTCAGGCACAGCTAGATGTATTAAAAGCATCAACTTCTAAATTAATTGCAAATGATGCTTTTACTTTGTCATTATTAATTAATGAGAATGTTACAGAGGACACAACAGGGGAAGCTCTTCAAATGTATTCACGTGCCGGCTTATATGAGTTCAGGCATAACGATAGTGTCGCAGTTATAACATTAGACAGTATTATTTTTAAATACAAGTCTAATGAAATTTTAGATGATGCTTACTTTAAGCTGGGGGAGCTATATTTAAAGAAAGCAGAGTTTAGCAAAGCAGTATTATACTTTGATACTGTTTCTACAAAATTTAACTATGGAACATTATCAGATGATGCTCTTTTTAAAGTGGCAAATATTTATGAAAAGTATTTGCTAGATAACAAAAAGGCAATGGATTATTATCAAAAGATAATGACTGATCATCCGGGAAGTACATTAGTTAACGAATCCAGAAAACGTTACAGATTCTTAAGAGGAGATAAATTACAGGAAGAAGAAACTCCTGTTAACTCTAACGGGATGCCAAATTAA
- the ruvC gene encoding crossover junction endodeoxyribonuclease RuvC, translated as MSIDKIILGIDPGTTIMGYGIIEVKQKKPVIIAIGVIELHKLDDHFVKLKHIFERVSGLINEYKPDELAIEAPFFGKNVQSMLKLGRAQGTAIAAAISHSIPVFEYAPRKIKQSITGNGNASKEQVAAMLQKILLIKDMPKHLDATDGLAAALCHFFQAPVSENNNTAKSWKEFLSKNPNRLKK; from the coding sequence ATGAGCATAGATAAAATAATACTAGGTATTGATCCCGGAACAACAATAATGGGTTATGGAATAATTGAGGTTAAGCAAAAAAAGCCGGTAATAATAGCTATTGGAGTTATAGAATTGCATAAACTAGATGATCATTTTGTAAAACTTAAGCATATTTTTGAAAGAGTATCGGGTTTAATAAATGAATACAAACCTGATGAACTTGCTATCGAGGCTCCATTTTTTGGAAAGAATGTTCAGTCGATGTTAAAACTCGGACGTGCCCAAGGAACAGCAATTGCAGCAGCAATTTCTCATTCTATACCGGTATTTGAGTATGCTCCCAGAAAAATTAAGCAGTCTATAACTGGCAATGGAAATGCATCAAAAGAGCAGGTTGCTGCCATGCTGCAAAAAATATTGTTAATAAAAGATATGCCAAAGCATTTAGATGCAACAGATGGTCTGGCTGCAGCTCTTTGTCACTTTTTTCAGGCTCCTGTAAGTGAAAATAACAATACAGCCAAAAGCTGGAAAGAGTTTTTGAGTAAAAACCCTAACAGATTAAAGAAATAA
- a CDS encoding right-handed parallel beta-helix repeat-containing protein: MKKLASLLFALVVSVCSLSATNIPGGNVSGLWTLAGSPYIILGSIMVPNGSTLTIEPGTEVRFQGTCKLLVLGSLQAIGTVTDTIIFTATNITAGWRGIRFDNTSSTNDSSKISYCKLQYAKAAASSSGYDADGGALFFDNFSKAIVSNCRINNNTASMGGGIFCINNSNPLIINNIIANNTGLSGGGGIYYGFSNPIISNNVISNNSGYFGGGIYFYADNIGATIISNIISNNIAPNGTKGGGIYCSGNNTIINNNLILNNEGGGGGGIYITNCNPTIINNTISNNSASNFADGGGGINSDGGSLPIISNNAIINNTASFGGGILLLGSSPNITNNTIANNSATNGGAFYCTMSSPTIMNSIIWGNTAIISGQQVYLIDEDSDPDFYNCNLQGGEAAFELNNNFYIGTYQNNINSDPVFVSPSVGSGIGYHGQTANWSLLCSSPCINSGNSSGTYPTIDLAGNPRVINGIIDIGAYEYNPATIPIANAGPDDTVCGNTYSLLAIPSVCTGTWTVVSSPGSVTFADPNLPTSNIVVGISGLYTLAWTENNGGFFDADTVMVQFNQTPTSTFVASNIQCYGDNSTITYTGNANIISDYHWDFNGATILYGYGAGPYSVTWAYAGTNTISLSVSQDGCQSNITTINVENPPPLYVSMISTNESSSGANDGSININATGGTWSYLYQWNNSATTEDLTGLGAGTYSVTITDSNGCTYAAATDIVIGINEISNINSFNIYPNPAQTVVNINFSTPLTGEIKITDITGKVTKTFTINASHMMALDVSDLPTGEYILTAVEKQSKLQYKKICILR, encoded by the coding sequence ATGAAAAAGTTAGCATCTTTATTATTTGCATTAGTTGTAAGTGTATGTTCATTATCTGCAACCAATATTCCGGGGGGTAACGTATCTGGTCTATGGACTCTTGCTGGTTCACCTTATATTATACTAGGTAGTATAATGGTGCCAAATGGCTCCACTCTAACAATAGAACCAGGAACAGAGGTGCGCTTCCAAGGTACGTGTAAGTTGCTTGTACTTGGTAGTTTACAAGCTATCGGTACAGTTACAGATACAATTATTTTTACCGCCACTAATATTACAGCAGGTTGGCGTGGAATTCGCTTTGATAACACCTCATCTACAAATGATTCTTCTAAAATAAGCTATTGTAAACTACAATATGCAAAAGCAGCTGCTTCAAGTTCAGGATATGATGCAGATGGCGGTGCTTTATTCTTTGATAATTTTTCAAAAGCGATTGTTTCAAATTGTCGCATTAATAATAACACCGCCAGTATGGGTGGTGGAATATTTTGCATTAATAACAGTAATCCTCTAATAATTAATAATATTATTGCAAATAATACAGGTTTATCAGGTGGTGGAGGTATTTATTATGGTTTTAGCAACCCAATTATTTCTAATAATGTTATTTCTAACAATTCTGGATATTTTGGAGGAGGAATCTATTTCTACGCTGATAATATAGGAGCAACTATAATCTCAAATATTATTTCAAACAACATTGCTCCAAATGGGACTAAAGGTGGTGGTATTTATTGTAGTGGAAATAATACTATTATCAATAATAACCTAATTTTAAATAATGAGGGCGGCGGCGGCGGTGGTATTTATATAACAAATTGTAATCCTACTATTATTAATAATACCATTTCTAACAATTCTGCATCAAATTTTGCTGATGGTGGAGGAGGGATTAATAGTGATGGTGGAAGTCTGCCTATAATCAGTAACAATGCAATCATTAATAACACTGCTTCATTTGGTGGTGGTATATTATTACTGGGAAGTAGCCCGAATATCACCAATAATACTATTGCAAATAATAGTGCTACAAATGGAGGAGCTTTTTATTGTACCATGTCTAGTCCAACAATTATGAATTCAATTATTTGGGGCAATACTGCAATTATAAGTGGGCAGCAAGTTTACCTAATCGACGAAGACAGTGATCCTGATTTTTATAATTGCAATTTACAAGGTGGAGAAGCAGCTTTTGAATTAAATAACAATTTTTACATAGGGACTTATCAAAATAATATAAATTCTGACCCGGTTTTTGTTTCACCTTCAGTTGGAAGCGGAATTGGTTATCATGGACAAACTGCCAATTGGTCTTTGCTTTGCAGTTCGCCATGTATTAACTCAGGAAATTCTAGTGGTACTTATCCTACAATAGATCTAGCAGGCAATCCACGGGTGATAAATGGAATAATAGATATTGGAGCATATGAATATAATCCAGCTACTATACCTATAGCTAATGCTGGCCCTGATGACACTGTTTGTGGAAATACTTATAGTCTTTTAGCAATTCCAAGTGTATGCACTGGCACATGGACAGTTGTGTCCAGTCCTGGAAGTGTTACTTTTGCTGATCCGAATTTACCTACTTCAAATATAGTAGTTGGAATTAGTGGCTTGTATACATTAGCTTGGACTGAGAATAATGGTGGCTTTTTTGATGCCGACACTGTTATGGTTCAATTTAATCAAACACCGACTTCAACTTTTGTAGCCTCTAATATACAATGTTATGGAGATAATTCAACAATTACATATACAGGTAATGCCAACATTATATCTGATTACCATTGGGATTTCAATGGTGCAACAATCTTATATGGTTATGGTGCTGGCCCATATTCTGTTACATGGGCTTACGCAGGAACTAATACAATTAGTCTTTCAGTTTCTCAAGATGGATGCCAATCAAATATAACAACAATAAATGTAGAAAACCCACCTCCTTTATATGTAAGCATGATATCTACTAATGAGTCAAGTAGTGGAGCTAATGATGGATCTATAAATATAAACGCTACAGGTGGTACATGGTCTTATTTGTATCAATGGAATAACTCAGCTACAACTGAAGACCTTACCGGACTTGGTGCGGGGACATATTCTGTAACTATTACTGATTCTAATGGATGTACGTATGCCGCTGCAACTGATATTGTTATTGGGATTAACGAGATCAGCAATATTAATAGCTTTAATATTTATCCTAATCCTGCGCAAACAGTTGTTAATATTAATTTTTCTACTCCGTTAACGGGTGAAATAAAAATAACAGATATTACTGGTAAGGTTACAAAAACTTTTACTATCAATGCTTCCCATATGATGGCACTTGATGTAAGTGATTTACCAACTGGCGAATATATTCTAACAGCAGTTGAAAAGCAAAGTAAATTACAATATAAGAAAATCTGTATTTTAAGATAA